TCGTCCGCCCCACGTTTGCCCCAATGCCACCTGCATCCGGATGCACTCCTCTGAACTTAACCTGACCATAAAGTATAGGACTATCTGGTCATCCGCATCTTCCGTATCGGGGTCTCATTCGATAGACTCGTCGACAAGGAGGGCCCATAAGGTGGCGACGTCGGTCTTCCGAATGGCGATCCATTCGGGATCCGCCCACCACACGTCCGCTCGAAACCTCCCAACCGATTGGAACTCGTgagaatagaaaaataaaaaaaaatgaagaaaataagaaaaagaatgaGGCGGCTTGAGatgagttcaaaaaaaaaaagagagaaaacaaTATATTGtgggaacaaaaaaaaatgaacatCATGGAGACTTCCAAACTTGACACATGGCGTGTTAGGAGATTATTCTATTATCTTATATATCAATACAGAATGTCACCCTCAATACCTATtcatcattttattattattatattgataaatataaatagatagataataatttaaaatattttttattttttatcatactatttatatttatattttttatttaaaaatattaaaaataaaaaaaaataaaatttgacatgtGACGTTGtggaagattatcctataattttaTGTGTTAATACGGAATGCCACATCTAATACCTGTgtatcgctttactattattatatagatagatttaaaatattttttattttttatcataatatttgtatttatattttttatttaaaaattaaaaaaaaaaacttgacacGTGACGTTgtgggagattatcctataattttaCGTGTCAATATGGAATACTACTCCTAATACCCGTAtatcgctttactattattatatagataaagatattagataatattttttattttatgaaaataaaggcAAAATCATAAACATTTCTTGGAATAACATTATTTATATTAAACAAAATAAGGCTCTATCCTAATTAAACCTgttcaaaattaaatcaacctagTATGTAACCTACTTATCCCCAAAATCCTTATTCCTTTCCATATTTGGTCCTTGGTCTGTTTGGGGATGGAGAAAAAAAGGACGGGCAGAAGCCGAGGTATATTATCACGTCACGTAAATAATGAAATTGGCACTCGAGAGATCATCCGATCACGATGATCCATGTTTCCTCTAACAAGTCCAGCATTGGTAAATGTTATAGGGGTATCAATTGGGCTGCTCTACCCTGAGTTGCAGATGCTTGATCCATATCTTATGCCCATACTAGTTTTTGCGCTTGATAGAATGAAGGCACATGAAGtttttgatatttaattgatGATACGATGGGCGCCGAAAGGGGCACTGTTTGCTACCGTGTCTATGTTGGGGAAAAGAATCCAGTTACACAACCATCATGCTATACTTTCTTGATGGTTTGCAGTACATTAATCTTTAAGGATGTATGCTCCTTTTTGTacatattttctaattttaataatataatctacGATCCAATAAAAACTTCAGAACATGTTTGAAATTGATATTTAGCTTTTAAGTTTATTAATTGGAGTTAAAACTTTACCAGACTTCTTGCAATAATTTACAGGAGACTCGTAAAGAATTAATCAAAAGCGTAGTGGTACAACGCAGTCTTTAGCTTACAGATTTCTTATTGAAATTTCCAATTTTCTTGAGGGTTTGATTTGCTGCTAGTAGTTGAACAAGTCTTTGCCATTTATAGGTAATAATCTATGCCTGACAAGTGGCAGACTTGAGATGATCATCAATATCCATGGAATAATGCAATGTTTTATTTTTGTCTTTTTCCTTTACCAAAGAAGTCCTTTTAGATTAATTCCTTTGAATCtagtttttttaataatttttttatgaagttgGATATGGCTTTTTCTATGTTGATGGACGAGGTTGCAGAACTTCAATATTGGAATCTCTCCAGATAACTTGGTAAACATACAACCTTCATTCCGTCCACATATTATAGTATGAGCTGAATTGGATTCAAGAACAGTTGTAAAGTTGATTAATTAAAGATGGCAACCGTTTCAAGATGTCCATCATCAAAAAAACTGTTTCAAGATGTTGACGAAATATCTCTTTCTCCAAGTGATTATCAAAGCCAATCATGCATCTAGAGATGGGACTCATGCTAGAAATTAAAATTGTCTTACTAAGTACCCAAGAGAAGATTTAGTTGTCACTTTTCCAAAATTAGCTGTGACACTAATTTCTATAATCAACAACAGTAGATTAGGTAGAGCATAAAAAAGAGCTTGAATATTGTAACATTACATAGTTTGTTGATGAATGAGTTCTATTTGCCTTTTAAAAGAAAAACCAAGGCATCAAGATGGTAGCACATATAGTAAACCTGAGACTACAAATTTAATAAGCTAGTCACAGGGGATTAAAATGGCTTGGCCAACATATGAAATATTGTATTTGATTAATATCTCCTCAGGGCGAAATATAATGACTGAACCATCAGAATATTGACCTATATAGAAAAACAAGATCACTATTTTTCATGTTGAAGTTTAACAAGCGAGTAAAGCTAGAATCATTTAATTAGCAAGTATCTAGATACTTGGAGCCTCTTCAATGTGTGACGTTGAGAACTGATAATACCTTCCTCTGGAAAACATTTCCTCCATGTCACTTGGAGGGGGAAGAAGAATTTGTATCTAGGAGGGAGGGAGGCATCCATACAAAAAAATCCACTCTTAGAAGTCTCAGACGGAAGACCTGATCTTAGACATTCATCTCGTAAAGCTAAATATCAGTTCCTCGTCACCAATCTGGTATGTAGCAGCCTCCAAAGGTCACTGCTAAAAGCCCCacagatttaaaaccttgaagaTGCCACCATGATGTGCTGTAATACTCCCTGGTATGTCCACATGGAATGCTAATTCATAGACTGTACTTTAACATCGAAGAAAAGAAATTCTGCAGAGACTCCATCGGTTCAAGCCCTAAACAAGTACATTGTCTCACCACTGATGTAATTGGTCCGTTGACCACGATCAATGAATCATCAATCTTAGGTGGAAACAATCTGATGAATATTTTATCCATTCAACATCCAAAACATAGCCATTTTTAAAAGAGTACACAACTACCAACAAACACAACCATAAATAAGAAACATTAGCTGAAACTACAGAATCCACACGGCGCGTATATAGGCAGGTGAAATATGTTTATACACAGAAAACCATCTCATTCGACAGATTGGTTAATTTAAGTTACATCAATAATCTTGAGTTCAAGGCTCTCTGGGTCACTTGCATCATAAGGAACTCACAGTCTTTTGCAGCAAGATAATTTCAGAtatttaatgatcataacctgtcCTTTTCATCACCCTgataaactcattagcatctactTCTCCATCGCCTGCATGACAGATGAATATCTCAATTACCTCCAAGAATTTAAGTGGATAAAAAAAATCCTGTCAATTATATAGGACTGAAATTCTATTTGTTACTTGCAGGGGCATTTTGTTAGCGAGAACAGCCAATGGAATGGTTTATTAACATATAAATATGAAATCGCAAGAGAACTTGTTACTAAGCACAATTATCAAACTAGAAGAGGAAGCTATAACAGTTTGATGGTGTCAGCCCATGCCAATATTGAACAGCAAGATATAATTACATATGCTACAGGAAAAGCACGTTATGCCCAAAACATTTGAACTCAGTATAATGGTACAAGCATCAAGATGAGACTCCGAAAATAGTAGTAGAAAGGAAACCTTCTCCAGGGAGCTTACAACTACTTGTAATAATTAAGAAGGCAACAGAGTGGAGTCAATACAGAAAGACTGCAAGAAACTGGAAGAGGATTTCAGAAAGATAGAAAAGGAGAGATCCCTAAGTGGCcaaactaaaaaatttaaatatttgcaATAAAGATGGAGGGTGGAGGGACAAACTTATATGGAGCGATGTTCTTTTATTTGGAACCTATGAAATACTGCATAAGTATTAGGAAGATTTCTATTGCAAGTCGACTGGTGTGGGATGTAAGTGTTCCCAACTAACTATTGCAGTTCCTCTTAATCATACACACACAACTATAGAAAATTAAAGTAGAATTAATTTCTCCCCTCTCCATCAACTGGAATTCATCCTCTTAGATGGTGAAACTCTATGAAAGCCATAACAGAAAAAATAAGCTGCTAATTTGTAATTAGTTAAGAAAGGTGAGATTCTACTAATTATCCCTAAACAGGTATTCCAAGTATCACCAGTCTTTCTTCAATTTTCTGACACTCTATCTTGGTTATACTTCCTAAAAGTTCCAGGAAAACATCGTATGTGAATATGTTTTGTTGCCCTCATAAGAGAGAAATTATTCAATCAAGTTTAGTAGGTTTAGCATGATTTAAAAAGATGATGTATGAAACCATGTTATTAACCCtgaagaatatttaagagttccACTGAAAATTCGAAAGGAGAAAGTTCTCACCATTGCGGTCTGCTACTGTGATCATCTCTCTGATCTCTTCAAGAGTAAAGTTTTCCCCCAAATCTTTAGCAAGATGCTGGATATCAACATCAGATATCTTTCCCTAAAATATGCCCCAGAAGAGTTATGACAGTCTTACAGAAGTCCCATATACATGTATGCgtgcaaacatatatatatatatatatatatatatatatgtatgtatgtatgtatgtatgtatgtatgtatgagagAGAGCAAAAGCAAGAGAGTTAAGTATGGATATATAGATACAAGCAAGATAGTCACAAAATTTACATTGTTATCTTGGTCAATAATGCGAAAAGCTTTCATTAACTCTTCCTGGAAATCCCTTTCTCCTATCTTGGCCGTCATCATGGAAACGAATTCATCAAATTCAATTGCACCACTGCCATCTTTGTCTACATCAACAATCATCTGATTAACTTGCTGCAATAACATAAGGGTTCTGTGTCTTAGTTTCAAGCCAGATTTTCATAATGCAAAACTAACTTTAAAAGTTCAGGTGTTGAAAGAATTGAAAAACATAAGCATTtagcaagaagaaattcttgcagAATTGATGACTCTCATTTTCAGTGTCATGCTAATGTAATCAAACAACATCTGAATCTAGGGTGCCTAATACAGGCTGTTAAGACCAGGAGTGTTATATGGGAATAGCAATAGTTGAAAAAAACAGTTCAATAACATCTAGATTTGCTGGAGCAGTTGCAGGTTAACCAAGCTTAACCATTGGATCAATAATAAAGCAAAGACTTTTCACATATTAACTTGAAGCATCATTACACTTCCTAATGCTTGAAAAGAAGAAGCATGGATTTGGGTAATTTGAATTATACAAAACTATGCAAGAAAACGAGGAGAGCTTTTTGCTTATTATAAAAGGATGTTAAGCATGTCCTTAAAATGTGTCTAGAATCTTATACATCAATACCAATAAAATATTGGAAAGGCCTATATAGTGAATCCCTATTGATTATAAAGCAGCATTTAGCATGACTTCAGCTCATTTAACATAATTTTGGTTCATTTTCCTCTTTCGACAATGATAAGCAATCACCTAGGAATCTTAAAACTTGCTAAAGTGAAGCCTTTGAAGACTATAAAGGCCAACCAGACATCCAGAAGCAAATTAGTACATTTTAAAATTTAGGTGCATCAATCAGTATGATCTATTTGAACTAGAagtcaaaattaaattatatccaGTATCCTGTCTGACAAGATGACACTTGGCACTTtcttttcctttgcttcaacTAATGTAGGTAAATGGGAAAATGGCATTAACAAAATCATCTATCAAGATGCTATTGGTGGAAGATATGACATATGGTCTGCTGTTACTCATTAATCTTCCTGGACATTATAGAGTTTGTAACACGTAGCAGTTTGTAAGGTTCTAACTATATCTGTTACTCCAATGTTGCCTAACAATCTAGTGGTGGCTTCAACATGGCAACTCATCATAATAATCTAAGGAGATTGCAGTCCACATCCTCTCCCAAACACCCTCAGCTATGTACCACAGATCAGAAATGTATAACGTAAAGAGGGGCATGTCAGTAAAAGACTAAAAATACTAAACATACATTGAGATTGAGCAGTGCATAACCATATTCCATTTACCAAATgaacaaaaaatatatcataagacAGGAAATCTGCTTGTATGAAGATATCATACATCAAAATCATCAGTCTTGTAATTGAATGTTGAGGAGATTCTAGGAACCTTGTTGGTTATCATGTTCAAGATCTAGATGTTATATAAGCATTGTAAATATTGTATTATTTACAACATGCAGGTAGTATTATTTCTCATGAAGAGAAACTTTAGTTATGATTGTTAAGATCACCTTCTGAAATACTAGTGATAGCAAAATTACAATGATCATTTTTCTCTATTGTTGTAAAAATTTCTGCTGTTCTTGTCATTTGCACTTGCTATGCATATGCATAGCCTGAAGGTCCTCTAAACCTGGCTCTGTTCCACCTCAACATGATGGCTTTTACTCTTTTTAGTGTTTCTATTTTGTTGTATGTTGTTTTGATGTGTTGGAGGCTAAGTATCATTGCCTTTCCTCATTGAATGCAAATCTAAGTTTACAAAGAAATTATATTATTGTATTCCTTATGCCTCTCTCCCCAATACTCGGGGTGCATCAAGGGAAAACATTAGAGCTGTCAAGACGGGCCGGCCTGCCCCGACCCACCCTGACCCACCTCTAAACGGGTCGGGGCGGGCTGGCCCGTTTAACTGACGGGTTGGAAAAAccccaacccgacccgacccgccaTGGACCGCGGGTTAAACGGGCCAACCtgtcaaaatttcaaaaaaaaaaatctaaaccgaATTTCATATTCAATTTGAGCTCAAATCAATCTATCAAAGTCTTACATCTCAATTCTTATAGTCATAAAATGAAATTGTCAAACTTAAACTAAATACTTAATATAACCCAAACTTAAAAGACTTTAAGtttcaattttcaaactaatttagAGACAAATCAAAGTCccaaaaaaatatcctttatatCATTATTGTGGCCCtcatcattcaattcttcatcttcttcctctttttcatcaattatctcttcaataacattagaaccctcttttgaaatatatatatatatatatatatatatatatatatatataaagagacggGTCAGCCCACCCGACCCGCCCCGACCCACCGATCCAAATGGGGCGGGTCATTTGACCCATTTTTATACGGGTTGCTAAAATATAAACCCAACCCGGCCCATTTACATGGCAAGATGGGCCAACCCGATGGGCCTAACCCAAATTGACAGCTCTAGAAAACATGCCTAGATTAAGGAGAAAGTAGACCGTGCAAGGTATTTTCAGGTTTCTGCTTGAACATTGCAAACAATGCACAATGCAGATTGGTGGATTTCTCAATGATTTCAAGACAAGGTAGCTACCTCTCCCATTTAATAACATTGCATGAAGTGCAGGCTAGGGTCATCTCTGCTTCTACAATCATTGGAGGTGATCCGAAGAGCATAATCAAATAGATCATGGAAAGGCTTCCTTTCCCACTACACACATCCATTTAAGAATGGGTGACAGATTTATAGAAGGGTAGTCCCTGTGCAAGATATAGAACGGAGGCTAATCAAAGAATCAACAAAAAAGTAACGAGACTTTAAGAAAATCTAGATAATTGCTTCCTCTTCCCTGACTCTCACATCAAGTGTTCTAACCAAATGTATTTCATGGTGTTTGCCATGAATATATAGTAGTGGCTTACGAGTGCCTATAATTCATTTTTTCCACATGCCCTGAATTGGAATGCATTAGCATACACTTTATAACTTCTTTTTGTATTTGACAGAGATTTTCTGCTGTGAATTGATATATAAATTGACAGATAAATGTAAACTAAAGAAAGTTAATTGCATGCCCACATTATAACTTTTTAAAACAACTTTGAATTTCGGGTATGACTTAAAATGAATAAAGGAAAAGAGATTTAATGACTTGAAATGTAGAGAAGATTTTTACCTTTTCTGTCATTTCAAAACCCAGGGCCCtgcaaataaaatattatatgagtATGGTTGCATCACCCTCTACAATAAGATAGCAGCACGTAAATCAGTTCAAAAGAATGGGACCTAAATTTATAAGAAACTATTACCTCATGGCAACAGTCAGCTCTTTGGCATCGATAGTCCCTATAAAAAAGATCAGAAGGTTATATTACAGTGAACAggtgaaagaagaagagaaaacaaaTTCACAATAATTTAAAGCAATGACCATACCAGAACGATCcgtatcaaagagttcaaatgctTCCTTTATCTCTTGCCTCTTTCGGTGGCTTAATCCTCTTGGATTTTCTCTTCTAGATCCTACCCTAGGTGGAACACTTGCCTACATGACCACGAATCATAACTTTACATTTACTCAATTAAGACAAGATAAACAAACAATATCTGCAGGTGTTTTAATAATCAAGCTTAACAAGCATtatataaatcaaatatatttATCTACGTACACAAAAGTGTTACCTAGAAGTTGGCATGGGAGCCAAGCTTCCCATTGTTCCAAACTGCATgacatttcaaatttttaaaaagccCAAACCTCCATATCacatgaatatttgaaaaattatgttatcaaatatataaatatgttgAATATGAGACTTAGTTAATTAGTCTAGGATACTATTCAATAAATCTGCATTTCACACCATATCACACtaatggaaaagaagaaaaatacatGACATCAATAGGAATGCCTGACACATTAAGCTAATACTGTTTAGCATCTAAATAGTTATAACCTATAGAGTTATAACTTAGATTAAGTTGTCTTTATTGGAATATTGCAAAAGAATGTGTCAAGTTGTCACACTTATGGCTGATGTAAATAGGGTACTCCATTTTTTGGGGTGCCACGGAGAGTCTTGCTATGTTATATCACATCCAAGAAACTTGAGAACTGAAGTTTTCAGGTACTATTGTAACTAACATGCTAATATATAATGCAAGCTCTCCCAAATGTCTATTGGATGCCTACTTGGGTTCAACTGTACTATCACATGAAATCTCAAATGattagaaggaagaagaaaaggaaagaagacaaCAGAAAGTCTGCAGAAGTCCTGCCATCatggtacacacacacacacacagagttaCAAAAGGCAGAAAACTATGGATGCTTCAACTACCCGTTTAATTGATAAGCTCCTTCTCACCTTCATTGCACATGACGAAGTTCTAATTgttattaatttcaaaataacAGAAGCACTTCCCAAAGGATATGTTAAAACATTAATATTCgacaagaaaaattcttttccagaAAGATATTTAAATTCACATGAATCAGTGAATAGAAAACTTTTTAATCAGATTTGATATAGAGCACAATTTGGATTGATACACAAGCCCATCCTATTCTGACACACAAATACCAAATGGATAACTGCATTAGACTTTAACATGGCAgaaataatccatcaaattgtaaTTGGGGGCTACCATGATGATTTCACCATTTATGCTTCACAAAACATGTTTAAAAGTTATTTCTCAAAGTTCAATAAATGACACATCAGTTAGAAAGAAGTTAACTATTCTATGAAGCATGTGCTGTAGCCCATTGCCATATGGTAGATGATAAAAATAAAGCAGTCAATGCACTACTAAATTGTAGACAACACATCATGACTAGAAGTTTTTTAACACAGAAGACCTAATATAACAAGTCGCATCATCCATGGAGGACTTTCATTTCCTATCTAACTGGTAAAAGTAAAGTACTCAAGCAAAAAGGCCAAAATAATTCATAGAAAAGATTCAGATTGTGCAACAAGAGGAGCCAGGGCCACCATAGCAGAGACAGATAGGAGACCGATAAAATCAACAGCATTCAAATTTCATTCTACCCACAGAAGGACACAATATACAAGACCATAGAAATCATAAACTACCACAAGCCAATTGCAAAAGAGACATGTTATAAGTCCCGAATGTGCTGGcatatctctctcctcaagaagagTGACTAGTTTCACCATAAGCATCACAAAATTGCTAAAAAGAAAGCAATTTACTGCTCAAGCTTCCTTCATTGGGATAACTCGATGAAATCCAACGATCAAAAAGGCAATCCACCTTGCAAGATAACTTCCAACCAATATTAAGAGATCTCAATGAACCTCCCATGCTTGGAAAGGTATAACACAGGGAAACAAGCAGCAAGCATGCATCAGGATCATTTAACCCAAGCTTCTTTGATTGTTGCCACTGATAAAGCACTAAAACAAAATCATGAAGCATAGCATACATATGTAGCCAATACGAACATTTTCCGTCAATAGAATTTAACTAAACTTGTGATTGTTATGCATAGACATAGAATTAAATGTGAGGAGTCAAAAGACATCAGCTTTATGAGGTTTTCTTGCATTATTTGAAgcgtttattttatatataatcatcTAAATACTAGACAATGGGAACTTTCATATGTGTTTCTCTAGTTTATTATTGTTTCTTTCATTTCTCTGTGTTTGATTACGAAGATTTGTTACATATACCAAGAATTGCAGCAACTGAAAAAGAATTGCATAATCGACTTGTTTTGCTAGGTATGAAGGTTATGCACATACAAAATCCACCACACACTGAGCACATTAATCAGCATTACCCGCAGAATTAGCACTGATGGTATATAAAAATCTGAGCCCGGACAGATCAAGAAAACTTGGAAATCATCATTACTGGGTGGAAAGAAAAAGAACTTATTAAACAAAATCACGCCTCCTgaatagattcaaatttttattcaaagcAAACCCTAATCCAAAAATTTATACTTTTATCGAGTAGCTAATACTATAAAATTTAAATACCAACATCACTCTGATTCCCAATACCCAAAGCCGgctaaaaaggaaaaaagaagatcaaaacaTGAGGAAAAAGAAAGGTTAAAAAGGAAAGAgcgaatcaaagaagatggatgtgAAGGCGAAAAGAAACAAAGGGAAACAATAATTGACTTCGTGGAGAAATCTGAATGAATGAGGATTCGTGGAGAAATCAATACCATTGCTTGGATGGGATTTGCAGAGGCTTTTCTTTCCTCCAGGGATCGTCGATCGGGTTCGCAGCTAGGCCCCAATGGTGTTTCTTCTCGAGATCTATAGAGCTTGCTCTTGTGCTTTCTTGGTAACCGTAGAACTCGCTCTTTTAAAAGCTGGTTGCCTTCCTTCACGGATTCGGAAAAGGAAAACGGGTCGGGTCAAGAAAAGTTGTGCCCGTTTTCACATTATATACCCGGTCAACACTTGAAAAGACTCCACTGGACCGGACTTGACCGGAGCTTACCCATTACCAACCCAAAGCACCGTGATTTGAGAAGCATCTGGCAAGAGAAATTGGCGTGCACCGTGTGGTCTCGTTAGTAATCACAGTCATTTTTACGGCCATGCATTGAAACAAGTGCTTGATGAATGAGATCATCATAAATAAGCAGCTATGATCGGCAATATGCACGCTATGTAGTATATATGATGTAGAGTATATGGAAAGCTGCTTGTTCCTTAGGATACTTCATCTATAGTATTCTTTTGAGAATCTATATGTTTCATGGAGAAGgagaatcttttcaaaatctttgtaGCTAATTATTTTGATGCTCTACCCTGCCTTCATTTAGGTCTACTAGAACGAAAGgaatcaaagaatttttcttaatAAAAGTTCATTGATCCACTCCACTACCGTGAAAAGACTCATCTTATTCAATGAATGGTCTATCTTATATAATTACAAACTACTACCTCTTTTGGAAAGATTTGGGACAAGATGAGAAATGTTTTAGTTTTGTTATAGGATACTTAGGTTTTGTATAAGTGGACTCATGAAGAAGAGCATCTGAAACTAAGTTGAAGATTTATCTCTCTCTCAATTGTAAAGAGGAATATTGTTTATATTCCTATGCTTCCGGTTCTACAAGTTGCATTGGGGGATCTGAACTTACTTTTGTGAATTCCTTGCTTCTCCATttcaaaaaaaacaaagaaagaaacaaagaaagaaagaaagaaaaagagtatAATTTCTCCATCTCGTAGGATTTCACATAAAAACCATTGTCATATTTTGGAGGTCCCTGATTATGTGAGCCAAGCCATAACCTTATTACTCTCATGCTTGGTACATGAAACTCAAATGCTAAGACCACTCATAAGCTGTAGATATCAAGTAGTGTTGGATTGTAGGATACAACATCATTGCCATTGTCAGCACCTAGTTGATTGATATAATCGTTTAAGATGGACTGAGAAAATATAA
The sequence above is a segment of the Elaeis guineensis isolate ETL-2024a chromosome 7, EG11, whole genome shotgun sequence genome. Coding sequences within it:
- the LOC140859344 gene encoding probable calcium-binding protein CML13; this translates as MVLVYKAKELRKLEASVPPRVGSRRENPRGLSHRKRQEIKEAFELFDTDRSGTIDAKELTVAMRALGFEMTEKQVNQMIVDVDKDGSGAIEFDEFVSMMTAKIGERDFQEELMKAFRIIDQDNNGKISDVDIQHLAKDLGENFTLEEIREMITVADRNGDGEVDANEFIRVMKRTGYDH